In one Roseburia intestinalis L1-82 genomic region, the following are encoded:
- the rseP gene encoding RIP metalloprotease RseP, producing the protein MKIIIALLIFSIIIIFHELGHFSLAKANGIRVNEFCLGLGPTILGMTKGETKYSLKLLPFGGACMMEGEDGESTDDRAFGKKSVWARISVVAAGPVFNFIMAFVFSFILLSCNGYDVPKITEVSEGFAAEQAGMQAGDVIVKMNGKHIHFYREVSSYSMFHAGETVEVTYERDGKRYTAELTPLYDEELGRYRYGFVGGEVEKGNVFKNLLYSGYEVKYWIDTTFGSLKMLATGGVTLNDMSGPVGLVDAIGDSYEESVSYGYYAAFLQMLYICILISANLGVMNLLPLPALDGGRLVFLIVEAIRGKKVDPDKEGMVHFIGLMLLMLLMVVVMFNDIRKIFM; encoded by the coding sequence ATGAAAATTATTATCGCATTATTGATCTTCAGTATCATTATTATATTTCATGAACTTGGACATTTTTCACTGGCAAAGGCAAATGGGATCCGTGTCAATGAGTTCTGTCTCGGACTTGGACCGACGATTTTGGGCATGACGAAGGGAGAAACGAAATATTCCTTAAAACTGCTTCCGTTTGGAGGTGCCTGTATGATGGAGGGAGAAGACGGCGAGAGTACAGATGACCGGGCATTTGGCAAAAAGTCTGTCTGGGCAAGGATCAGTGTGGTTGCCGCCGGACCGGTGTTTAACTTTATCATGGCATTTGTCTTTTCTTTTATCCTTCTTTCCTGCAATGGATATGATGTCCCTAAGATCACAGAGGTCAGCGAGGGCTTTGCAGCGGAACAGGCAGGTATGCAGGCGGGGGATGTCATTGTAAAAATGAACGGAAAACATATTCATTTTTACCGGGAAGTCAGTTCTTACTCCATGTTCCATGCGGGGGAGACCGTGGAAGTGACTTATGAGCGTGACGGAAAAAGATATACGGCAGAGCTGACACCGCTGTATGATGAAGAACTTGGCAGATACCGCTATGGTTTTGTCGGCGGTGAAGTGGAGAAAGGAAATGTGTTTAAGAATCTTCTGTACAGTGGATATGAGGTAAAATACTGGATCGATACGACGTTTGGAAGCTTAAAAATGCTTGCAACAGGCGGTGTTACCTTAAATGATATGAGTGGTCCGGTCGGGCTTGTCGATGCGATCGGTGACAGCTATGAGGAGAGTGTTTCCTACGGTTATTATGCGGCATTTTTACAAATGCTCTATATCTGTATTCTGATCTCGGCAAACCTTGGTGTTATGAACCTGCTGCCGCTTCCGGCATTGGACGGTGGACGACTGGTGTTTCTGATCGTTGAGGCGATCCGGGGGAAAAAGGTTGATCCGGACAAAGAGGGCATGGTGCATTTTATAGGACTTATGCTTTTAATGCTTTTGATGGTGGTTGTAATGTTTAACGATATTCGAAAAATTTTCATGTAG
- a CDS encoding 1-deoxy-D-xylulose-5-phosphate reductoisomerase — protein MKKIAILGSTGSIGTQTLDIVREQKDIEVVALAAGSNITLLEQQIREFSPKLVCVFKEEAAEALKIKIADTDTKVVSKMEGLIEVAVHPESEILVTAIVGMMGIRPTVAAIKAGKKIALANKETLVTAGHIIIPLAKEYHVPILPVDSEHSAIFQSLQGNESNRIEKILLTASGGPFRGKNAEDLAEMKVEDALKHPNWSMGRKITIDSSTLVNKGLEVMEAKWLFGVELDQIEVVVHPQSVIHSAVQYEDGAVIAQLGTPDMRLPIQYALYYPERRKMSGKRLDLFELGSLTFERPDTKTFRGLALAYDAMRKGGSQPTVFNAANERAVAMFLDRRISYPQITEIIEDCMEHVAYISDPTLDQVLETEQAVYEYIGQKWA, from the coding sequence ATGAAAAAAATAGCAATCTTAGGCTCGACAGGTTCAATCGGAACACAGACACTTGATATCGTAAGAGAACAGAAAGATATCGAGGTCGTTGCACTTGCGGCAGGAAGTAATATTACATTATTAGAGCAGCAGATCAGGGAGTTTTCCCCGAAACTGGTATGTGTTTTCAAAGAGGAAGCCGCAGAAGCATTAAAGATTAAAATTGCGGATACGGACACAAAAGTGGTTTCAAAGATGGAAGGACTGATTGAAGTCGCAGTTCATCCGGAGAGTGAGATCTTAGTTACCGCGATCGTTGGCATGATGGGGATCCGTCCGACAGTTGCAGCAATCAAGGCTGGCAAAAAAATTGCACTTGCAAATAAAGAGACACTAGTGACGGCAGGACACATCATCATTCCGCTGGCAAAAGAATATCATGTGCCGATCCTTCCGGTGGACAGTGAACACAGCGCGATTTTCCAGTCACTGCAGGGCAATGAGAGCAACCGTATTGAAAAAATCCTTCTGACGGCATCCGGCGGACCATTTCGCGGAAAAAACGCGGAGGATCTTGCAGAGATGAAAGTGGAGGACGCCTTAAAACATCCGAACTGGTCGATGGGAAGAAAAATAACAATTGATTCCTCGACACTGGTCAACAAGGGACTTGAGGTCATGGAGGCAAAATGGCTTTTTGGTGTGGAATTAGATCAGATCGAAGTGGTCGTTCATCCGCAGAGTGTGATCCATTCTGCGGTGCAGTATGAGGATGGAGCAGTGATTGCCCAGCTTGGAACACCGGATATGCGTCTGCCGATCCAGTATGCACTCTATTATCCGGAGCGCAGAAAAATGTCAGGAAAGAGACTGGATCTTTTTGAACTGGGAAGTCTGACGTTTGAACGGCCGGATACAAAGACCTTCCGGGGACTGGCGTTAGCATACGATGCAATGAGAAAGGGTGGCAGTCAGCCAACCGTATTTAATGCGGCGAACGAGCGTGCAGTGGCAATGTTTTTAGACCGTAGGATCAGCTATCCGCAGATCACGGAGATCATTGAGGACTGCATGGAGCATGTGGCATATATCAGCGATCCGACTTTAGATCAGGTATTAGAAACAGAGCAGGCAGTATACGAATATATCGGGCAGAAATGGGCTTAG
- a CDS encoding phosphatidate cytidylyltransferase, with amino-acid sequence MFKTRLLSGIVLVAAALVLIITGGDVLLFSTLLISYIGMFELFRIFHVEKELPGIVGYLAATVFYCNLKWAFLPDLMVVVLGFLMALMFVYVFTYPKYKTEQMLAVFFGVFYVAVMLSYVYQTRMLTAGAYIVWLIFLCSWGCDTCAYCVGMLIGKHKMSPKLSPKKSVEGAIGGVVGAALLTVIYGMIFKNAMGVTTQHVWIMAAISAVGALISMVGDLTASAIKRNYEIKDYGKLIPGHGGILDRFDSVIFTAPMIYFLAANFIVL; translated from the coding sequence ATGTTTAAGACAAGACTGTTGAGCGGCATCGTGTTGGTGGCAGCCGCGTTAGTACTTATTATCACGGGGGGAGATGTGTTACTCTTTTCGACGTTACTTATTTCCTATATAGGAATGTTTGAGTTATTCCGCATTTTTCATGTGGAAAAAGAACTGCCGGGAATCGTGGGGTATCTTGCGGCGACCGTATTTTACTGTAATCTGAAATGGGCATTTCTGCCGGATCTTATGGTAGTCGTTTTAGGATTCCTGATGGCATTGATGTTTGTTTATGTATTTACTTATCCGAAATATAAGACGGAGCAGATGTTAGCTGTATTTTTCGGTGTGTTTTATGTGGCTGTGATGCTTTCTTATGTATATCAGACGAGAATGCTCACCGCGGGTGCCTATATCGTATGGCTGATCTTTTTGTGCTCCTGGGGATGTGATACCTGTGCGTACTGTGTTGGTATGCTGATTGGAAAACATAAAATGTCTCCGAAGTTAAGTCCGAAAAAATCTGTGGAAGGAGCAATCGGTGGAGTGGTCGGTGCTGCACTTTTAACTGTGATCTATGGCATGATCTTTAAAAATGCGATGGGTGTTACCACACAGCATGTATGGATCATGGCAGCGATCAGTGCGGTTGGAGCGTTGATCTCCATGGTAGGTGATCTGACTGCGTCTGCAATCAAGAGAAACTATGAGATCAAGGATTATGGAAAACTGATCCCGGGACACGGCGGTATCCTGGATCGCTTTGACAGTGTGATTTTTACGGCGCCGATGATTTATTTTCTTGCAGCAAATTTTATTGTATTGTAA
- a CDS encoding isoprenyl transferase: protein MKIPQHVAIILDGNGRWAKSKGMPRNYGHTVGAKNVETVCKAAHDMGIKYLTMYAFSTENWNRPEGEVAALMKLLESYLKNCIKTADKNNMRVRVIGDTTRLSARFQKQIVELEAASAKNDGLNLQIAINYGSRDEMIRAMKKMCQDMENGTRQVSELNEDLFASYLDTAGIPDPDLLIRTSGEQRLSNYLLWQLAYSEFYFTDVPWPDFGKEELEKAVEAYNKRDRRFGGLAEEAK from the coding sequence ATGAAAATTCCGCAGCATGTAGCAATTATCCTTGACGGGAACGGAAGATGGGCAAAAAGTAAGGGAATGCCCAGAAACTATGGTCATACGGTTGGGGCAAAAAATGTGGAAACAGTCTGCAAAGCAGCACATGATATGGGAATTAAATATCTGACTATGTATGCTTTTTCGACAGAAAACTGGAACAGACCGGAGGGAGAGGTGGCAGCACTCATGAAGCTGCTGGAAAGTTATCTGAAGAACTGTATTAAAACAGCAGATAAAAATAATATGCGTGTACGCGTGATCGGGGATACCACACGTTTGAGTGCCCGGTTCCAGAAACAGATCGTGGAGCTGGAAGCAGCTTCTGCAAAAAATGATGGTCTGAACCTGCAGATCGCCATCAATTATGGAAGCAGGGATGAAATGATCCGCGCAATGAAAAAAATGTGTCAGGATATGGAGAATGGTACAAGGCAGGTTTCGGAATTAAATGAAGATCTGTTTGCCTCATATCTGGATACTGCAGGAATTCCGGATCCGGATCTTTTGATACGCACAAGCGGGGAGCAGCGCCTTTCGAACTATCTGTTATGGCAGCTTGCGTACAGTGAATTTTATTTTACCGATGTGCCATGGCCGGATTTTGGAAAAGAGGAATTAGAAAAAGCTGTGGAAGCGTATAATAAGAGAGACAGACGATTTGGCGGACTGGCAGAGGAAGCGAAATAG
- the frr gene encoding ribosome recycling factor, protein MDERLVQFDEKMQKTMNNLSEEFGSIRAGRANPHVLDKLKVDYYGTPTAIQQVANVNVPEPRMIQIQPWEASMVKEIEKAILTSDLGINPTNDGKVIRLLFPELTEERRKELAKDVKKKGENAKVAIRNIRRDANDSFKKLSKSADVSEDEVKELEDGAQKMTDKYITEIDKAVEAKTKEILTV, encoded by the coding sequence ATGGATGAGAGATTAGTTCAGTTTGATGAAAAAATGCAGAAAACAATGAATAACCTGTCAGAGGAGTTCGGAAGCATCCGTGCAGGACGTGCCAATCCGCATGTCCTTGATAAGTTAAAAGTTGATTATTATGGAACACCGACTGCAATTCAGCAGGTGGCAAACGTCAATGTTCCGGAACCGAGAATGATTCAGATCCAGCCATGGGAAGCTTCTATGGTAAAAGAAATCGAGAAAGCGATCTTAACGTCAGATCTTGGAATCAATCCGACAAATGATGGAAAAGTGATTCGTCTTCTTTTCCCGGAACTCACTGAGGAAAGACGTAAAGAACTGGCAAAGGATGTTAAGAAAAAAGGCGAGAATGCAAAAGTAGCAATCCGTAATATCCGTCGTGATGCCAATGATTCTTTCAAGAAATTAAGCAAGTCTGCCGATGTGTCCGAGGACGAAGTGAAAGAGTTAGAGGACGGCGCACAGAAAATGACAGATAAATATATCACTGAGATCGACAAGGCTGTTGAGGCAAAAACAAAAGAGATCCTGACAGTTTAG
- the pyrH gene encoding UMP kinase, translating into MKRVFLKLSGEALAGEKHTGFDEPTVTEVARQVKQITDQGIQVGIVIGGGNFWRGRTSETIDRTKADQIGMLATVMNCIYVSEIFRSVGMKTQILTPFECGSMTKLFSKDRANKYFEKGMVVFFAGGTGHPYFSTDTGIVLRAIEMEAEGIYLAKAIDGVYDSDPKINPSAVKYSEVSIQEVIDRKLAVVDLTASIMCMENKMPMFVFGLNEENSIVKAMTGDFNGTKVTV; encoded by the coding sequence ATGAAGAGAGTATTCTTAAAATTAAGCGGTGAAGCTTTAGCCGGTGAAAAACATACCGGATTTGATGAACCGACTGTCACAGAAGTGGCAAGACAGGTAAAACAGATTACAGATCAGGGCATCCAGGTCGGCATCGTGATCGGCGGAGGTAATTTCTGGAGAGGAAGAACCAGTGAAACCATCGACCGTACAAAGGCAGACCAGATAGGAATGCTTGCAACAGTTATGAACTGTATCTATGTTTCTGAAATTTTCCGTTCCGTTGGAATGAAAACACAGATCCTGACACCATTTGAGTGTGGAAGCATGACAAAACTGTTTTCAAAGGATCGTGCAAATAAGTATTTTGAAAAAGGAATGGTCGTATTTTTTGCAGGAGGAACCGGACATCCGTATTTCTCCACAGATACAGGCATTGTGCTCCGTGCGATTGAGATGGAGGCAGAGGGCATCTATCTTGCAAAAGCAATCGATGGTGTCTACGACAGTGATCCAAAGATCAATCCTTCTGCTGTAAAATACAGCGAAGTATCCATACAGGAAGTGATCGATCGTAAACTTGCAGTGGTTGACCTGACTGCGTCGATCATGTGTATGGAAAATAAAATGCCGATGTTCGTTTTTGGACTGAACGAGGAAAACAGCATTGTAAAAGCCATGACTGGCGATTTTAACGGTACAAAAGTAACCGTGTAA
- a CDS encoding polymer-forming cytoskeletal protein: MGFFKDFKDDFSQAVNELMPADDNLETSTNEDDVEVNTLEGEVDVETELSKLDGLLEQVTKQEAEKVAAARSAAEMAARNASAPTERAAVPVPASVPEPERNETVSNITKATQEERKMADNTTAPVTNNQSAPVSDEVSVITEGTIIKGDIVSNGSLDVRGQVEGNVGCNGKLVVTGVVNGNSSASEFFADAAKIEGEVVSTGTIKIGLGSVIIGNVTSTSAVIAGAIKGDIDVQGPVVVDTSAVVMGNIKSRSVQINNGAVIEGFCSQCYSDVDVQSLFNGNAQKGNE; the protein is encoded by the coding sequence ATGGGATTTTTCAAGGATTTTAAAGATGACTTCTCACAGGCAGTCAATGAACTGATGCCTGCAGATGACAACCTGGAAACCAGCACGAACGAAGATGACGTTGAGGTTAATACGTTAGAAGGCGAAGTGGATGTTGAGACAGAACTTTCCAAGCTGGATGGTCTGTTAGAACAGGTGACAAAGCAGGAAGCTGAGAAAGTTGCTGCAGCAAGAAGCGCCGCAGAGATGGCAGCAAGGAATGCAAGTGCCCCGACAGAAAGAGCAGCAGTACCTGTGCCTGCATCTGTACCTGAACCAGAAAGAAATGAAACAGTTTCAAATATTACAAAAGCAACCCAGGAGGAAAGAAAAATGGCTGACAATACAACAGCACCTGTAACTAATAACCAGAGCGCACCGGTATCTGATGAGGTATCCGTAATCACAGAGGGAACGATCATCAAAGGTGATATTGTATCAAACGGTTCCTTGGATGTAAGAGGACAGGTAGAAGGAAATGTGGGATGCAACGGCAAATTAGTTGTAACCGGCGTTGTAAATGGAAACAGCAGTGCATCTGAATTTTTTGCAGACGCTGCAAAGATTGAGGGAGAGGTTGTCAGTACAGGAACCATTAAGATCGGTCTTGGTTCTGTGATCATCGGTAATGTGACCTCTACTTCTGCAGTGATTGCCGGAGCCATCAAAGGTGATATTGATGTACAGGGACCGGTTGTTGTGGATACATCCGCAGTTGTTATGGGTAACATCAAATCACGTTCTGTACAGATCAACAATGGTGCGGTAATCGAAGGATTCTGCTCACAGTGCTATTCTGACGTGGATGTACAGAGCCTGTTCAATGGTAATGCTCAGAAAGGAAACGAGTAA
- a CDS encoding polysaccharide deacetylase family protein, whose translation MQDKDSEVLNYQRKRRKRITKIRYSIILIVAGWIVLSMILVVVLFVKMTSLEHKLDQLVTSSSEQNTDQINAGAAADLNGGVIAEETETTEEMQTEMTWDKVTPPASGISDEDNLASEGDLHKVYLTFDNVPSEHTSEILDVLQAYGVKATFFVNGNQDEEMLSVYQRIVDEGHTLGMNSYSNQYSVIYQSEDAFEQDYMTLKNFLKQTTGVDSLYYRFPGGSSNLISNVPMDYFIHYLNTQGIIYYDWNVSAGDGASTAYTSEEIVENVTDDVVKYKTSVVLLHDGTDKSATVEALGPLIEALEGMGAQILPIDEDTQVIQYVKADTVE comes from the coding sequence ATGCAGGATAAAGATTCAGAAGTACTGAATTACCAGAGAAAGCGGAGAAAGCGGATCACGAAAATCCGATACAGTATCATACTGATTGTGGCAGGATGGATCGTTCTGTCCATGATATTGGTTGTGGTGCTATTTGTGAAGATGACGTCGCTGGAACATAAGCTGGATCAGCTGGTGACAAGCAGCAGTGAGCAGAACACGGATCAGATTAATGCCGGAGCGGCCGCAGATCTGAATGGTGGTGTGATAGCAGAGGAGACAGAGACAACAGAAGAGATGCAGACGGAGATGACATGGGATAAAGTAACACCTCCTGCATCCGGGATTTCCGATGAGGACAATCTGGCATCGGAAGGAGATTTACATAAAGTATACTTAACGTTTGATAATGTGCCATCGGAACACACATCTGAGATTCTGGATGTGCTGCAGGCATATGGCGTAAAAGCTACTTTTTTTGTGAATGGAAACCAGGATGAAGAAATGCTTTCTGTCTATCAACGTATTGTGGATGAGGGACATACACTTGGCATGAATTCGTATTCCAACCAGTATAGTGTGATCTACCAGTCGGAAGATGCGTTCGAACAGGATTATATGACATTGAAGAATTTTTTGAAACAGACCACAGGAGTGGATAGTCTTTACTATCGTTTTCCGGGAGGAAGCAGCAATCTCATCAGTAACGTACCGATGGATTACTTTATTCATTATCTTAATACACAGGGAATTATTTATTATGACTGGAATGTATCGGCAGGAGATGGCGCCTCGACCGCATATACTTCTGAGGAAATAGTTGAAAATGTGACAGATGATGTAGTAAAATATAAAACGTCGGTGGTATTACTGCATGACGGAACGGATAAGTCAGCAACGGTAGAAGCTTTAGGACCTTTGATTGAAGCTTTAGAGGGAATGGGCGCACAAATATTACCGATTGATGAAGATACACAGGTTATTCAGTATGTGAAAGCAGACACAGTGGAATAA
- a CDS encoding DUF368 domain-containing protein: MSFLKEVLRGIAIGVANIIPGVSGGTMMVSMGIYGDVIGAVTGMPKHFWKSVKFLLPYAIGMLIGIGGLSFAIGYFFLEFPFETAMLFIGLIFGGVPLLLPKIMGKRITFSETLLFVLFFGLVVWMQFWKQGTDVALNPGIKNSISLFVVGTVAAATMVIPGVSGSMLLMSLGYYTPIINRISGFLAALPALKWEELFACAAVLIPFGIGVVLGIFLVSKLVEYLLEKQERKTYFAIMGLVTSSPIAVLSGMNIVSIGFGQLLLGILLFIGGFFIANILGK, encoded by the coding sequence ATGTCATTTTTAAAAGAGGTGCTGCGCGGAATTGCAATTGGTGTTGCCAATATCATTCCGGGTGTCAGCGGAGGAACCATGATGGTTTCTATGGGGATTTATGGGGATGTGATCGGGGCGGTAACGGGAATGCCAAAACATTTCTGGAAGAGCGTAAAGTTTTTGCTTCCCTATGCGATTGGCATGCTGATTGGAATCGGCGGACTGTCATTTGCAATCGGATATTTCTTTTTGGAATTTCCATTTGAGACGGCAATGCTGTTTATTGGACTGATCTTTGGCGGAGTACCGCTATTGCTGCCCAAAATCATGGGAAAGCGGATCACATTTTCAGAGACGCTGCTGTTTGTTTTGTTTTTTGGTCTGGTCGTCTGGATGCAGTTCTGGAAACAGGGAACAGATGTTGCCTTAAATCCGGGAATAAAAAACAGTATCTCGCTGTTTGTGGTTGGAACGGTAGCTGCGGCAACGATGGTGATTCCCGGGGTCAGTGGTTCAATGCTGTTGATGTCTCTGGGATATTATACACCGATCATAAACAGAATCAGCGGTTTTTTGGCAGCATTACCGGCTCTTAAGTGGGAGGAGCTGTTCGCCTGTGCAGCAGTGCTCATCCCATTTGGTATCGGTGTGGTGCTTGGAATATTTCTTGTATCAAAACTTGTGGAATATTTATTGGAGAAACAGGAGAGGAAAACGTATTTTGCAATTATGGGGCTGGTCACTTCATCGCCGATTGCAGTGTTATCCGGGATGAATATCGTTTCTATCGGTTTTGGACAGCTGCTGCTTGGAATATTACTCTTTATTGGCGGTTTTTTTATTGCAAACATACTTGGAAAATAA
- a CDS encoding Na/Pi cotransporter family protein yields the protein MGAKEFASLLGGLALFLYGMNMMSQGMEAAAGNKMKQILERLTTNRYLGVLVGAVITAIIQSSSATTVMVVGFVNSGMMTLRQAVGVIMGANIGTTITGQLIALDAGAIAPFIAFLGVVMVVFLKQPKVRNIGGILAGLGVLFIGMEMMSTAMMPLRDSKAFIDMMTKFSNPLLGIMAGAIFTALIQSSSASVGILQALATSGAISFSGAVYVLFGQNIGTCITAVLASIGTGRNAKRTTIIHLSFNIIGTAVFTILCMLTPLTSWVGGFTPANPAAQIANMHTLFNIVTTILLLPAGNLLAKLAEKILPDVDEPEEGMYLKYLKNTKPVTEGKIGVSAINFELTHKEIARMLEIAKKNVADSFTAFLNCDDGFIPKVEEKEEYVDFLNREISKYISTNMAHESNTRGSRILSAYFKVTSNVERISDHAMNICGYSEWLKEKDVRFSQEVREEILQMQQTCEELLTLLLNENMEALDELSRVSALEQKMDDMTEDYRNRMMHRIQEGTASGEGSVLYTEMLTDFERIGDHALNIAQEMTEVRLAE from the coding sequence ATGGGAGCAAAAGAATTTGCATCATTGTTAGGAGGCTTGGCGCTTTTTCTGTATGGAATGAATATGATGAGCCAGGGGATGGAGGCTGCTGCCGGGAACAAAATGAAACAGATCTTAGAACGCCTGACTACAAACCGGTATCTGGGTGTTTTAGTCGGAGCAGTGATCACTGCGATCATACAGTCATCCTCCGCGACAACAGTCATGGTTGTAGGTTTTGTTAATTCCGGAATGATGACACTGCGTCAGGCGGTGGGAGTGATCATGGGTGCCAATATCGGCACGACGATCACGGGACAGCTGATCGCACTTGATGCCGGAGCAATCGCACCGTTTATAGCATTTTTGGGTGTTGTGATGGTTGTTTTTCTAAAACAGCCGAAGGTAAGAAACATAGGAGGTATTTTAGCTGGTCTTGGTGTTCTTTTTATCGGAATGGAAATGATGAGCACCGCAATGATGCCGCTGCGGGATTCCAAAGCATTTATTGATATGATGACGAAGTTTTCAAATCCACTGCTTGGAATTATGGCAGGTGCCATTTTCACAGCACTGATCCAGTCTTCATCGGCATCGGTCGGAATCCTTCAGGCACTTGCAACAAGTGGGGCAATTTCTTTTTCCGGGGCGGTGTATGTGCTGTTTGGACAAAATATCGGTACCTGTATCACGGCAGTGTTAGCGTCCATTGGTACAGGGCGGAACGCAAAGCGGACGACAATCATCCATCTTTCGTTTAATATCATAGGAACTGCAGTTTTTACCATACTCTGTATGCTGACACCGCTGACATCCTGGGTTGGGGGATTTACACCGGCAAATCCGGCTGCGCAGATCGCCAACATGCATACGCTGTTTAATATCGTAACAACGATATTGCTGTTACCGGCAGGAAATCTATTGGCAAAACTGGCAGAAAAAATTCTGCCGGACGTGGACGAGCCTGAGGAAGGGATGTATTTAAAATATTTAAAAAATACAAAACCGGTGACAGAGGGAAAAATTGGTGTATCAGCGATCAATTTTGAACTGACACACAAAGAGATTGCAAGAATGCTTGAGATTGCAAAGAAAAATGTCGCAGACAGTTTTACGGCATTTTTAAACTGTGATGACGGGTTTATTCCAAAAGTGGAAGAAAAAGAAGAGTATGTGGACTTTTTAAACCGGGAGATCTCCAAGTACATATCCACAAATATGGCGCATGAGTCCAATACACGGGGGAGCAGGATTTTAAGTGCCTATTTTAAAGTGACCAGTAACGTAGAAAGAATCAGCGACCATGCAATGAATATCTGTGGATATTCAGAGTGGCTGAAAGAAAAAGATGTCAGGTTTTCACAGGAAGTACGGGAAGAAATCCTGCAGATGCAGCAGACCTGCGAAGAACTTCTGACTTTGCTTTTAAATGAAAATATGGAGGCACTCGACGAATTAAGCCGTGTCTCAGCACTCGAACAAAAGATGGATGACATGACAGAGGATTATAGAAATCGTATGATGCACCGGATACAGGAAGGAACGGCATCGGGTGAAGGGAGTGTTCTCTACACGGAAATGCTCACGGATTTTGAAAGAATCGGAGATCATGCATTAAACATTGCACAAGAGATGACAGAAGTAAGATTGGCAGAATAA